Proteins from one Streptomyces sp. NBC_00390 genomic window:
- a CDS encoding NAD(P)/FAD-dependent oxidoreductase codes for MTSEIVVIGGGTAGARLARQLGAGVRVTVLGEEPHAPYNRVLLAEVLAGRYGPEVIALPEVPVRRGVRAASIDRERRLVHCADGTPVPYDRLVLATGSNPVLPPLRGIGPGLPEGVHPFRTLDDCAALSAAVVPGVRAVVVGGGLLGVSAARALASRGAKVVLAQQGEHLMERQLDVSASALLRTHVEALGVEVHTECRVRGLRTTPEGAVSAVVLADGYPLDAEIVVLACGVRPRVGLAVDAGLTVRRGIVVDDELRTSDPYIHAIGDCAEHDGVVHGLAGPALEQADVLASLLNAEATDGAAPRYTGTRALTRLTLTAPAPAAESARHPHTEAGPLDLAAFGDPTPRPGDDVVQLTDATRGAYRKVVVRGDRLVGGVLLGDLASVGALARAWEGDEALPDSVPLLHLLTNDGGL; via the coding sequence ATGACTTCGGAGATCGTGGTGATCGGCGGCGGGACGGCAGGTGCGCGACTCGCGCGCCAGCTGGGCGCGGGCGTTCGCGTCACCGTCCTCGGGGAGGAGCCGCACGCCCCGTACAACCGGGTGCTTCTCGCGGAGGTCCTCGCGGGGCGCTACGGCCCCGAGGTGATCGCACTGCCCGAGGTACCGGTGCGGCGCGGCGTGCGCGCAGCGTCCATCGACCGTGAGCGGCGCCTGGTGCACTGCGCGGACGGCACCCCGGTGCCGTACGACCGGCTGGTCCTGGCGACCGGATCGAACCCGGTGCTGCCGCCGCTGCGCGGCATCGGACCGGGGCTTCCGGAGGGCGTTCACCCCTTCCGCACCCTCGACGACTGCGCCGCGCTCTCCGCGGCCGTGGTCCCCGGAGTCCGGGCGGTCGTGGTCGGCGGCGGGCTGCTCGGTGTGTCCGCCGCCCGCGCGCTCGCATCCCGTGGCGCGAAGGTCGTGCTGGCCCAGCAGGGCGAGCACCTCATGGAGCGCCAGCTGGACGTCTCCGCGTCCGCTCTGCTGCGCACGCATGTGGAGGCACTCGGCGTCGAGGTGCACACCGAGTGCCGGGTGCGCGGGCTGCGCACCACCCCCGAGGGGGCGGTCAGCGCCGTGGTGCTCGCCGACGGCTACCCGCTGGACGCCGAGATCGTGGTCCTGGCCTGCGGGGTGCGCCCCCGGGTCGGCCTCGCGGTGGACGCGGGTCTCACGGTGCGGCGCGGCATCGTCGTCGACGACGAGCTGCGCACCTCGGACCCGTACATCCACGCCATCGGCGACTGCGCCGAACACGACGGGGTCGTCCACGGTCTCGCCGGCCCCGCCCTGGAACAGGCGGACGTTCTCGCGTCCCTCCTGAACGCCGAGGCCACGGACGGCGCCGCACCCCGCTATACCGGGACCCGGGCACTGACCCGGCTCACGCTGACCGCACCCGCACCGGCCGCCGAGAGCGCCCGGCATCCGCACACCGAGGCCGGACCGCTCGATCTGGCCGCTTTCGGCGACCCGACCCCCCGGCCGGGGGACGACGTCGTCCAGCTCACCGACGCCACCCGTGGCGCGTACCGCAAGGTCGTCGTCCGCGGGGACCGGCTCGTCGGCGGGGTACTGCTCGGGGATCTCGCCTCAGTCGGCGCGCTCGCCCGGGCCTGGGAGGGCGACGAGGCCCTGCCCGACTCCGTGCCCCTGCTGCACCTGCTCACGAATGATGGAGGCCTCTGA
- a CDS encoding sulfite exporter TauE/SafE family protein, with protein MPDISLTTLVFLCLAALVAGWIDAVVGGGGLLLLPALLLGMPHASAAHILGTNKAVAIVGTTGAAVTYVRKTPVQVRTAVRIGLAALAGSMGGAFFAAGISSDVLRPVIMVVLLAVAAFVMLRPSFGTATDAGRRRVGRTRAAMAVVLVGGGIGFYDGLFGPGTGTFLVLALTAVLHLDLVTASATAKIVNVCTNAGALAMFAYQGTVLWQPAALMAVFNLAGGMIGARMALSKGSEFVRGVLLVVVFSLVAKLGFDQWTA; from the coding sequence GTGCCCGACATATCACTGACCACACTCGTCTTCCTGTGCCTCGCCGCCCTGGTGGCCGGCTGGATCGACGCGGTGGTCGGCGGCGGTGGACTGCTGCTCCTGCCCGCCCTGCTGCTCGGAATGCCGCACGCCTCCGCCGCCCACATCCTCGGCACCAACAAGGCGGTCGCCATCGTCGGTACCACGGGCGCCGCCGTCACCTACGTGCGCAAGACCCCGGTCCAGGTGAGGACCGCCGTACGGATCGGCCTGGCCGCTCTCGCCGGCTCGATGGGCGGTGCGTTCTTCGCGGCGGGGATCAGCAGCGACGTGCTGCGGCCCGTGATCATGGTGGTGCTGCTCGCTGTCGCCGCGTTCGTGATGCTGCGCCCTTCGTTCGGCACCGCGACGGACGCCGGCCGGCGGCGAGTGGGCCGGACCCGTGCCGCCATGGCGGTGGTCCTGGTCGGTGGTGGGATCGGCTTCTACGACGGTCTGTTCGGGCCGGGCACCGGCACCTTCCTGGTCCTGGCGCTCACCGCGGTGCTCCACCTCGATCTGGTGACCGCGTCCGCCACCGCCAAGATCGTCAACGTGTGCACGAACGCCGGCGCGCTGGCGATGTTCGCGTACCAGGGAACGGTGCTGTGGCAGCCGGCCGCGCTGATGGCCGTATTCAATCTGGCGGGCGGGATGATCGGCGCCCGGATGGCCCTGAGCAAGGGCAGCGAGTTCGTCCGCGGGGTTCTGCTGGTCGTCGTGTTCTCGCTGGTCGCGAAGCTGGGCTTCGACCAGTGGACGGCTTAG
- a CDS encoding HAD family hydrolase: MTRESVELVIFDCDGVLVDSERICVRVDALIMADLGISFTEAEIIENFVGSSTEVYTAAVEERLGRRLEKGWQLRYEHLYDAAFAAELTAVDGIVEALAGLTAAVCVASNGHHDGIRSSLKITGLSAHFEGRIFSAADVARGKPAPDLFLFAARSMGVEPQRCAVVEDSAYGVQAARAAGMRAFGYCGGLTPAHRLEGQGTVVFDDMRALPGLLRTH, encoded by the coding sequence ATGACCCGGGAAAGCGTTGAACTGGTGATCTTCGACTGTGACGGCGTGCTCGTGGACAGCGAACGGATCTGCGTCAGGGTGGACGCGTTGATCATGGCGGATCTGGGGATCTCGTTCACCGAGGCCGAAATCATCGAGAATTTCGTGGGCTCCTCCACGGAGGTCTACACGGCCGCTGTGGAGGAGCGGCTCGGACGCCGCCTGGAGAAGGGCTGGCAGCTGCGGTACGAGCACCTCTACGACGCCGCCTTCGCCGCCGAACTGACCGCCGTCGACGGCATCGTGGAAGCCTTGGCCGGCCTGACCGCCGCCGTCTGCGTGGCGTCGAACGGCCACCATGACGGCATCCGGAGCAGCCTGAAGATCACCGGACTGAGCGCCCACTTCGAGGGACGCATCTTCAGTGCGGCCGATGTGGCGAGGGGCAAGCCCGCGCCCGATCTCTTCCTGTTTGCCGCCCGCTCCATGGGGGTGGAGCCGCAGCGGTGCGCGGTGGTCGAGGACAGTGCGTACGGAGTGCAGGCCGCCCGGGCCGCCGGGATGCGTGCCTTCGGCTACTGCGGAGGACTCACCCCGGCGCACCGGCTCGAGGGTCAGGGCACGGTGGTCTTCGACGACATGCGGGCACTGCCCGGGCTGCTGCGCACCCACTGA